Proteins found in one Nostoc sp. NIES-3756 genomic segment:
- a CDS encoding YlxR family protein, translating into MQPNYRRCISCRKVRLKQDFWRIVRVFPSGNVQLNEGMGRSAYICPQMSCLQAAQKKNRLGRSLKASVPDTLYQTLWHLAQNDPQNSN; encoded by the coding sequence ATGCAACCTAATTATCGACGTTGTATTAGTTGCCGCAAAGTTAGACTAAAGCAAGACTTTTGGCGAATTGTCCGTGTCTTTCCTTCTGGGAATGTACAATTAAATGAGGGCATGGGGCGTTCAGCCTATATTTGCCCGCAAATGAGTTGCCTCCAAGCGGCTCAGAAAAAAAATCGACTAGGGCGATCGCTAAAAGCATCGGTGCCAGACACACTGTACCAAACATTGTGGCATCTCGCCCAAAACGATCCCCAAAATTCAAATTAA